TCGAACAGGAAGGCGTCGAGGGCTGCCAGCCGCTCGTCACGATCCTCGATCTTTTCCAGTTCCACCAGATCTTCGAGCGGCACCATCATGTCCTCGGCAAACGGCGCGACGAAAGAGCGTCGCAGCTCCGAAATATGCCCGTAGCAGCCAAGATCGCGACCCATGTCGCGCGCCAGCGAGCGCACATAGGTGCCCTTGCCGCATTCGACCTCGAAATAAGCGCAGTCGCGGTCGGCCCTCAGCAGGGTCAGCCGATGGACTTCCACCTCGCGGGAGGGAATATCGACCACCTCGCCTTCACGGGCCAGATCATAAGCGCGCTCCCCGGCAATCTTGATGGCCGAAAACTGCGGGGGGATCTGGTTGATCACCCCGGTATAATCCGGCAAAAGGGCGCGGATCTGTTCTTCGGTCGGACGCTGGTCGGAGGTTTGGGTTGCCTCACCTTCCAGATCGTCGGTGGAGCGTTCTTCGCCCCAGGTGACGGTAAATTCGTAGATCTTGCGGCCATCCATGACATAGGGAACCGTCTTGGTGGCATCGCCCAGCGCAATCGGCAACATGCCGGAGGCCAGCGGATCAAGCGTTCCGGCGTGACCAGCTTTCTGGGCATTGAACAGCCACTTGATCTTGCCGACGGCCTCGGTCGAGCCGTAATCCACCGGCTTGTCGAGGATCAGCCAGCCGGAAACCGGACGGCCCTTGGGTTTTCTGGGTTTGGACATCGTCTTATTCGTCTTCTTGCTTGTCTTCGTCTGGCCCCAGATCGCGCGCCACTTCCGGCGAGCGCAGCAGCGCATCGATCTTCTGATAATTGTCGAAGCTGGTATCGTCGCGGAACCGCACTTCCGGCATATATTTCATCTGCCGTAGCTGGCCGCCGATCCGGCCGCGAATATACTTCGCGTGGCGGTTCAAGGCCGCGATCACCGTGTCATGGTCGCTGACACCGAGCGGCGAGACATAGGCGGTGGCGACCTTCAAATCGGTCGACATCCGCACTTCGGAAATCGAAATGACGGTCTTCTCAATCAGGTCGTCACGCACTTCACCGCGTTGCAAGACCTGGGTAATGGCGGCGCGGACCTGTTCGCCAACGCGCAACATGCGCTGCGATGGCGCGGAATTTGTTGGTTTGCTCATTATCGTTTCTCATTTGCCTTCAAACAGGCGGGTGGGGATCGAACCCTGGGACTGATCAACCTCATCTTCCTCAAGAAGACACGAGGCTCAAACAGCTGTCGTTTTCACGTATGTGAACAGAAAGGCCGCTCCGAAAAGCGGCCTTTCTGGATGGTAACTGCTGATTACAGCGTACGGGTGATATGCTCGACGCGGAAGCACTCGATGGTGTCGCCAGCGCGGATGTCCTCGTAGTTTTCGAAGGCCATGCCACATTCCTGGCCCATCGGCACATCTGCCACTTCGTCCTTGAAGCGCTTGAGCGTCTTGAGCTTGCCTTCGTGAATGACGACGTTGTCGCGCACCAGACGCACACCTGCGCCACGCTCGACCTTGCCCTCGACAACACGGCAACCGGCAACCTTGCCCGTTTTCGTGATGTTGAACACTTCGAGGATCTCGGCATTTCCGAGGAAGGTTTCGCGGCGTTCCGGCGACAGCAGACCCGACATCGCTGCCTTCACGTCATCCACCAGATCGTAGATGATGTTGTAGTAGCGGATTTCGGTGCCGGTACGCTCAGACGCAGCCCGCGCCTGAACATTGGCACGAACGTTGAAGCCGATGATCGCGGCGTTGGATGCCTCGGCAAGCGAAATATCCGATTCCGTGATGGCACCGGCGCCCGAATGGACGATCCTTGCGCGCACTTCGTCGGTTCCCAGCTTGTCGAGCGCTGCGACGATCGCTTCGACAGAACCCTGAACGTCGGCCTTGATGACCAGCGGGAATTCCTTGAAGCCGGTATCCTGCAGCTTGCTCATCATCTGCTCGAGCGAACCGCGCTGACCGGACTGGCGGGCAGCGGCCTTGTCGCGGGCCAGACGCTGACGATATTCCGAGATTTCACGGGCGCGGGCTTCGCTTTCAACCACGGCGAACTTGTCACCGGCGGCAGGCGTACCCGACAGGCCGAGAACCTCGACCGGCATGGCAGGTCCTGCTTCCTTGACGTGACCGCCCTTGTCGTTAACGAGGGCGCGCACGCGGCCCCACTGATCGCCAGCCACAATGATTTGCCCCGGACGCAGCGTACCCTTCTGCACCAGAACAGTGGCAACGGAGCCACGACCGCGGTCGAGTTGGGCTTCGATGACGAGACCTTCGGCAGTCCGGCTCGGATCGGCCTTCAGGTCGAGAATTTCGGCCTGAAGAAGCACAGCTTCCAGCAGCTTGTCGAGATTGAGCTTGTTCTTCGCCGACACTTCGACGTCGAGCACTTCACCGCCCATGGATTCGACGAACACCTCGTGCTGGAGCAATTGCTGGCGCACTTTTTCCGGGTTGGCCTCATGCTTGTCGATCTTGTTGATCGCCACGATGATCGGCACATTGGCCGCTTTGGCGTGGTGGATCGACTCGATCGTCTGCGGCATGACGCTATCATCGGCGGCAACCACCAGAATGGCAATGTCGGTCGCCTGAGCGCCACGAGCACGCATGGCCGTGAAGGCGGCGTGGCCGGGGGTGTCGATGAAGGTGATCTTGTGGCCGTTCTGCTCCACCTGATAGGCGCCGATATGCTGGGTAATGCCACCGGCTTCACCCGAAACAACGCTGGTCTGGCGGATGGCGTCGAGCAACGAGGTCTTGCCGTGGTCGACGTGACCCATGATGGTCACGACCGGCGGACGCGACACCATTTCGCCTGCGTCGTCCTTGACGTCGAAAATGCCTTCTTCAACGTCAGATTCGGAAACGCGCTTGACGGTATGACCGAACTCGGTGGCGATCAACTCGGCCAGATCGGCGTCGATGACGTCGCCCGGCTTCATCATCTGACCTTCCTTCATCAGGTACTTGATCACATCGACGGCCCGTTCGGACATGCGCTGCGACAATTCCTGAATGGTGATGGTTTCCGGCAGGACCACTTCGCGCATGACCTTTTCGCGCGGTTCCTGCATCTGGCTGCGGCGGAATTTCTCCTGGCGACGGCGCATGGCCGACAGCGAACGGCCACGCGCATTGCCGTCTTCATCGACAGCGGCGGTGGTGACGGTCAGCTTGCCACGGCGGCGCTCATCCTCGGTTTTGGGGCGCGCCGGAACCTTGGCGGGTTCAGGACGCACGACCTTGCCGCGCACCGGACCACCACGGGCGGGGCCGCGATTTTCATCGTCTTCACCTTCAGGCTTGCGACCGCGCACGAAGCTCGGAGCGGGTGCACCGGCAGCCGGCTTTGCACCAGCAGGCGATGGCGCGCGGGGCGCTGGATCGGCGGCGCGTGGCGTTTCTGCCACCGGAGCGACTGGCTCTGCAACAGGCTCAGGGGCGTTTTTGGCTTCAAGCGCGCGGGCCTTGTCCTCTTCGGCCTGGCGAATGGCTTCCAGAGCGGCAAGACGCTGACGCTCCACCTCTTCAGCCTGACGGCGAACCTCTTCCTCGGCGCGACGCTTGGCGTCCTCGACTTCGCGGACCTGGGCCTCGGCCAGAGCGCGGCGGCGCGCATCCATTTCGCTGGCGGACAGATCGTGCAGTACCGCGCCACGCGGCCGGTCGGGCTGGCGGCTCGGCTGGCTCGACGCCTGCGGACGGTTCTGCTGGCCGGGATGGCGCTGCTGCGAATATTGATTTGTCTGCTGAACGCGCTGCGCAGGAGCCGCTGGGCGCGGTGCCTGCGGTGCGGCGGCGACTGGCGCCGGAGCCTGCACGGGGGCTGGCGTCTGCACGGGGGCAGCAGCTGCCGTTGCCGGTGCATCATCGCCAACGCGGCCCTGGGGCTGGCCTGCACGTTCGTCTTCAGGACGGGTCGGGCGGCGCTTGCGCGTCTCGACCACAACGGCCTTCGTGCGACCGCGACCCATATCTTGGCGCACGGTACCCTGGTTCACTCCCGTCGGCTTGAGCGTGAGTGTCTTCTTGCCCGTAACGCTGAGTGTCTTGTCGTCTTTGCTGTCGGTCATTCCGTTCCCGTTCCTTCGAGCGAGGCCGGATGACTACCGCATCAGACCACGCCGTTCACATACTGTCCTACACCACGGAGGCCGGTTTTCACCGGTGACCGCGTCATTGTGGTTTACGGCCAGCGCTACTCGCCATCCGCGGCGAAAGGCCACGATAGGTTTCAAGCAGAGTTGCGCGCTTCACTACACCTTCACCCGCCTGTCCTGCAAGCGCGCAGGCATGGATAAAAGCGTTCTGGCCCATCAGTTCTTGCATTTCCGCCTCGGAAAAGAGCCGATAAGAGGGAATTTCCTCGTCCGTTTCCATTCCGAGATGCCAGGCCTTGCGGGCCTGGTCCAGTTTTCGAACGCCATCTGCGGCGGCATCGGTGGCGTGAAACACGCCAAGCGCGGCACCGCTGCGGATCGCGAGATCGACCTTGGCCGACCCAGTTACAAACTGGCCCGCCTTGCGCGCCAGGTTCATCATTCCCGCCAGCTGCTGGACAAGCAGCCTGTCCACACGCGCTCCCATTTCGGGATCGACGGTGACATCCGTCTTCAAGGCACGGGCGAAAAGCTTTTTCGCCACAGCCTTGTCCACGGCCTCGCGGGAAACAGACACCCAGCAGCCACGGCCGGGCAATTCCCGTTTCAGATCCGGCACCAACGTCCCATCAGGGCCTGCCACGAACCGGATCAGTGTATCTGGCGTCCCCGGCTGGCGGGTGACGATGCACGTCCGGTCGTTCTGACCGTCCTTTACCGCCTTCGCCGGCTTTGCCGGACGCCTGTCCTCCAAAGATGGATCGGAGGCCATCACGAGCCCTGCTCAGCCTCTTGCGCCTCATCCTCGACGACTTCTGCCTCAGTCTCGGCGGCAATATCCGCTTCGGTGATCCAGCCAGCCGCCAGGCGAGCCTGAACGATCATCTGTTCCGCTTCGGTACGAGAAATGTCGATTTTCGAGAACAGGCCCTCGAATTTCTTGGTCTCGCCATCCTTACGCTCACTCCAGCCGATCAGGTCGTCAGCAGCGCAGCCGGCGAAATCCTCGACCGTCTTGATGCCGTCTCCCCCGAGCGCAACCAACATTTGCGTTGTCATGCCATCAATGCTGCGAAGCTCGTCGGACACGCCGAGCGCCTTGCGCTTGGCATCCAGTTCGGCTTCCAGCTTTTCGAGATATTCGCGGGCGCGGGTCTGGATTTCTTCTGCGGTATCGCCGTCAAAACCATCGATGGAAGCGATTTCCTCCAGATCGACATAGGCAAGCTCTTCAACCTGGGCAAAGCCTTCCGACGCCAGAACCTGGCCGACCATTTCATCGACGTCGAGCGCGTCCATGAACAGATTGGTGCGCTCGTTGAATTCCTTCTGGCGGCGCTCGGATTCTTCCGCTTCCGTCATGATGTCGATATCCCAGCCGGTCAGCTGCGACGCCAGACGAACATTCTGGCCGCGACGGCCGATGGCCAGCGACAGCTGCTCATCGGGAACCACGACTTCGATGCGCTCGGCATCTTCGTCCAGCACCACTTTGGCAACTTCTGCCGGTTGAAGCGCGTTGACGATGAAGGATGCCGGGTCTGCCGACCACGGAATGATATCGATCTTTTCACCCTGCAATTCACCAACCACGGCCTGAACACGCGAACCGCGCATACCGACGCAAGCACCGACCGGATCGATCGAGCTGTCGTTGGAAATCACTGCAATCTTGGCGCGAGAACCCGGGTCACGGGCCACCGACTTGATCTGGATGACGCCGTCGTAAATTTCCGGCACTTCCATGGTGAACAGTTTCACCATGAACTGCGGATGGGTGCGCGACAGGAAAATCTGCGGGCCACGCTGTTCGCGGCGCACGTCATAGACATAGGCGCGAACGCGGTCACCATAACGCATGGTTTCGCGCGGGATCATTTCATCGCGGCGGATAATGCCTTCGCCACGACCGAGATCGACAATGACATTGCCATATTCGACACGCTTGACCGTGCCATTGATGATTTCGCCGACGCGATCCTTGAACTCGTCGAACTGCCGGTCGCGCTCGGCTTCGCGCACTTTCTGCACGATGACCTGCTTGGCGGACTGGGCGGCGATACGGCCAAAATCCATCGGCGGCAGCGGATCGGCAATGTAATCACCGAGCTTGGCGTCAACATTGCGGTCGCGCGCCAGTTCGAGTGCGATCTGGGTGCCGTAATCCTCGACGGTTTCGACCACTTCGAGCAGGCGCTGCAGACGAATCTCGCCGGTCTTGGAGTTGATGTCGGCGCGAATATTGGTCTCGGAACCGTAACGCGAACGCGCGGCCTTCTGGATGGCGTCAGCCATCGCAGCAAGCACGATTTCGCGGTCGATGACTTTTTCGCGTGCGACCGCATCCGCGATCTGCAACAGCTCGAGCCGATTAGCACTGACTGCCATTGTTTAAAGTCTCCGTCTTCCTGCCTGGGGCACGTTCGCCTGCCAGGCGCGTTATCGGTTATTGGTCTTCGCCGGTTTCGTCGTTCTGGTTCGCGGCTTCAGCCGCGGCCTTTGCCTGCTTGTCGGCGCGCAGCGCATCGCGCACCAGATCATCCGTCAGGATCAGCTTGGCCTCGGCCAATGCCGTGAATGGGATGGTGAGCCGTGGCTCTTCCCCATAAGCAACCTGATCGCGCTCCAGAATGAAACCGTCAGGGGTGACATCGGCAATCTTGCCACGAAAACGCTTGCGATTGTCGATCAGAATGGACGTTTCGCATTTCAGCAGGTTGCCCTGCCAGCGCGTGAAATCGGATGCGCGCACCATCGGACGGTCGATACCGGGCGACGAGACTTCCAGATGATACTCCTTATCGACCGGATCTTCCACATCCAGAACCGGAGAAATCGCCATGGACAGTTCTTCGCAATCCTCGACGGTCATCGTGCCGTCCTTGCGCTCGGCCATGATTTGCAGCGTCATGCCGTTCTGGTTGAGGATCCGCACGCGAACGAGCTTGAAACCAAGTTCGACAATCACAGGCTCGATAATATCGGCGATGCGCCGGTCGAGGCCGGTTTCGGTAATCAGACGTGGCTCGGGCGCCTCATCGGCTGGCACGTGTTCGGACAAACCTGTCCTCCTCGGTATGGAGCTTCATGGTCCATCGCCAACAAAAAAGAGCGGGTCCTTGCGGGCCCACTCTTCATCTGGCGATCAAGAATTTGAACGCCGTATACGCCCTTAGCGCCAACAATGCAAGCATTTCAGAAAAGTCGATCCAATCGCCCTCAAACGCAGACGTGAGTTCATTTTGCCCAAATAAGGACTGTTTTCTTGGCTTCAAGGGATTAGGTTGTGCAACAAGCGAGTCGCCTCTCGGTCGGCTGCCCTTCATCGCCCATCCCAGCCTGCAACCGATCGAGCGGAAAACCGTGCCGGACAGAAAATCATCATTGGCGCCTTTCAAGAACCAGATCTTTCTGACGATCTGGTTGGCCAGCATCACCTCCAACTTCGGCGGCCTGATCCAGGATGTTGGCGCCGCCTGGATGATGACATCGATCTCCTCTTCGGAAAGCATGGTGGCGCTGGTCCAGGCCTCCAATACCGCGCCGATCATGCTGTTTTCGCTGGTGGCTGGAGCGCTTGCCGATGGGTTCGACCGCCGCCGGGTCATGCTGTTTGCGCAGGTCTTTCTGTTGACCGTCTCGGCGCTTTTGTCGATCTTCACATGGTTTGGCCTGCTGACGCCCTGGTCGCTTCTGGCCTTCACCTTTCTGATCGGCTGCGGCACGGCATTGAACAGCCCGGCCTGGCAAGCCTCGGTCGGCGATATCGTCGGGCGCGAAGACCTGCCCTCCGCCGTCTCGCTCAACAGCATGGGCTTCAACATCACCCGCAGCGTCGGCCCAGCCATTGGCGGCCTGATCGTTGCTGTTGCAGGCGCTGCCACAGCCTTTGCCATCAACGCTGTCAGCTACCTGGCGATGATCTATGCTTTGTTTCGCTGGAAGCCTGTCTATCCGAAAAACACCCTGCCGCGCGAAAATCTTGGCCACGCCATCGCCGCTGGCCTGCGCTACATGGCCATGTCGCCCAACCTGATGAAAGTGCTGTTTCGCGGCTTTTTCTTCGGCTTTTGCGCAACCGCGATCCTGTCGCTATTGCCGCTGGTGGTGAAGGATAATCTGGGCGGCGGTCCCCTGGCCTATGGCGGATTGCTGGGCGCTTTCGGGATTGGTGCCATTGCAGGCGCAATTTCAAATGCCCGTATCCGAGAAAAACTCAGCAGCGAACAGATCGTCAGCTGTTCGTTTGCCGGCTTCGCGCTGGCCTCCGTTCTGACCGGTATCAGCCATCATTTCTGGCTGACGGCCCCTGCCCTGGTTCTGGCTGGAGCCTGCTGGGTGCTGTCCCTGTCGCTGTTCAACACGGTGGTGCAGCTTTCGACCCCGCGTTGGGTGGTGGGCCGGGCGCTGTCGCTCTACCAGACCGCCACCTTCGGCGGCATGGCGGGCGGAGCCTGGATCTGGGGATTGCTGGCCGAATCCGGCAGCGCAGGCCAGGCGCTGGTCATGGCGGCCGGGCTGATGGCTCTCGGTGTCGGCATTGGTCTCGCCTTGCCGATGCCCGCGTTTGCGACGCTCGATCTCAACCCGCTGAACCGTTTCAACGAGCCGCCCCTGCGGCTGGATATCCGCCCGCGCAGCGGCCCGATCGTCATCCAGATCGATTTCGAGATCGATGACAAGGACGTGCCGGAATTTTTAGAGGTCATGGTCGAGCGGCGCCGCATCCGTCTGCGAGATGGTGCCCAGAACTGGGCGCTGATGCGCGACCTGGAAAACCCTGACATTTGGACGGAAACCTATCACACCCCGACCTGGGTCGATTACGTGCGCCACAACCACCGCCGCACCAAGGCCGATGCCGAAATCACCGACCGATTGGGAGACCTGCACAAAGGCTCAAAACCACCGCATGTCCACCGGATGATCGAACGCCAAACCATTCCGCCTGCCGACGACATATTTCACAAACCGCATATCGATCATCATTGAATTATTTTTAGTATGTAATTTTCACACTACACAACCGAATTTAAACATGCAAACTATTCCTGTTTCAATCAGGGGTGGTTAAAATGGTATATATTTTGGGTGGAAGTGGCAACGATACAATCACAGGCACGTCTGACTATGACAACCTCAGCGGAGGCCTGGGCGATGACACCATCAATGGCGGCGCAGGCAACGATGTGCTCTCAGGGAATGGGGGAAATGATGCAATTTCGGGAGAAGACGGCTCCGATTCCATTCGGGGAGGCTCAGGCAACGACAGCCTCTCCGGCGGCGATGGAGTTGATACTCTTTATGGCGAAGCCGGCAATGACAGCCTTTCCGGCGATGCCGGTAACGATGTTCTGAATGGGGGAGCCGGGGCCGATATTCTTAACGGCGGCGATGGCACGGATACTGTCAACTATACGTCAAGCGATGCGATCAATATAAACCTCGCAACGGGAGTGGCGAGTGGAGGCGATGCGCAAGGCGATACCTTTGTCAGCATTGAGGTCATCAGTGCATCGAGCCAAGACGATGTTCTTGTCGGCGACGATAATGACAATATCTTCAAGGGCGGCGATGGCAGTGATACCATTCATGGTGGTGACGGCGATGACACGTTAGCGGGTGGCTTCGATGCGGATGTGATCAATGGCGGGAACGGCTCCGACACAGCAAGTTTTGTCGACAACATGGCTGTGGTGGTCAACCTCGAAACCGGCGAGATGAGCGGCGATGCCCAAGGTGATGTCCTGATCGACATCGAAAACCTCATGGGCTCCTACTATGACGACACCCTTACCGGTGACGACGGCGATAACGTTATCGATGGATATTACGGTTGGGACCTTTTGGATGGCGGCTTGGGCGCCGACACGCTCAAGGGCGGGGCGGATGGTGGAGCGGCAGTCTACACCTATTCGAACGAAGCTGTGCAGATCAACATCGACACCGGTATTAACACCGGCGGTTATGCAGAAGGCGATGTTTTCGAGAAAATACTTCAGGTCTATGGCTCTGCTTTCAATGACACATTCACCGCCTCGAAAGATGCCCGTTTTGCAGGCGGCCTGGGTGATGATCACTACATTGTCAACAACTCCTCCGTTTATCTGATCGAACAGGAGGGCGAGGGCATCGACACCGTGACGACCGGGTTGAACAGCTATTCTCTGACCAGGAATTTTGAAAACCTCACTTACACCGGTACGGCCAATTTCACTGGATCTGGAA
The nucleotide sequence above comes from Agrobacterium vitis. Encoded proteins:
- the truB gene encoding tRNA pseudouridine(55) synthase TruB, translated to MSKPRKPKGRPVSGWLILDKPVDYGSTEAVGKIKWLFNAQKAGHAGTLDPLASGMLPIALGDATKTVPYVMDGRKIYEFTVTWGEERSTDDLEGEATQTSDQRPTEEQIRALLPDYTGVINQIPPQFSAIKIAGERAYDLAREGEVVDIPSREVEVHRLTLLRADRDCAYFEVECGKGTYVRSLARDMGRDLGCYGHISELRRSFVAPFAEDMMVPLEDLVELEKIEDRDERLAALDAFLFDTGEALMALPQIRISDDQAHRLRMGNPIILRGRDAPVAEPEAVALAGGKLVAIGEIGEGEFRPKRVFA
- the rbfA gene encoding 30S ribosome-binding factor RbfA; the encoded protein is MSKPTNSAPSQRMLRVGEQVRAAITQVLQRGEVRDDLIEKTVISISEVRMSTDLKVATAYVSPLGVSDHDTVIAALNRHAKYIRGRIGGQLRQMKYMPEVRFRDDTSFDNYQKIDALLRSPEVARDLGPDEDKQEDE
- the infB gene encoding translation initiation factor IF-2, which gives rise to MTDSKDDKTLSVTGKKTLTLKPTGVNQGTVRQDMGRGRTKAVVVETRKRRPTRPEDERAGQPQGRVGDDAPATAAAAPVQTPAPVQAPAPVAAAPQAPRPAAPAQRVQQTNQYSQQRHPGQQNRPQASSQPSRQPDRPRGAVLHDLSASEMDARRRALAEAQVREVEDAKRRAEEEVRRQAEEVERQRLAALEAIRQAEEDKARALEAKNAPEPVAEPVAPVAETPRAADPAPRAPSPAGAKPAAGAPAPSFVRGRKPEGEDDENRGPARGGPVRGKVVRPEPAKVPARPKTEDERRRGKLTVTTAAVDEDGNARGRSLSAMRRRQEKFRRSQMQEPREKVMREVVLPETITIQELSQRMSERAVDVIKYLMKEGQMMKPGDVIDADLAELIATEFGHTVKRVSESDVEEGIFDVKDDAGEMVSRPPVVTIMGHVDHGKTSLLDAIRQTSVVSGEAGGITQHIGAYQVEQNGHKITFIDTPGHAAFTAMRARGAQATDIAILVVAADDSVMPQTIESIHHAKAANVPIIVAINKIDKHEANPEKVRQQLLQHEVFVESMGGEVLDVEVSAKNKLNLDKLLEAVLLQAEILDLKADPSRTAEGLVIEAQLDRGRGSVATVLVQKGTLRPGQIIVAGDQWGRVRALVNDKGGHVKEAGPAMPVEVLGLSGTPAAGDKFAVVESEARAREISEYRQRLARDKAAARQSGQRGSLEQMMSKLQDTGFKEFPLVIKADVQGSVEAIVAALDKLGTDEVRARIVHSGAGAITESDISLAEASNAAIIGFNVRANVQARAASERTGTEIRYYNIIYDLVDDVKAAMSGLLSPERRETFLGNAEILEVFNITKTGKVAGCRVVEGKVERGAGVRLVRDNVVIHEGKLKTLKRFKDEVADVPMGQECGMAFENYEDIRAGDTIECFRVEHITRTL
- a CDS encoding RNA-binding protein; this translates as MASDPSLEDRRPAKPAKAVKDGQNDRTCIVTRQPGTPDTLIRFVAGPDGTLVPDLKRELPGRGCWVSVSREAVDKAVAKKLFARALKTDVTVDPEMGARVDRLLVQQLAGMMNLARKAGQFVTGSAKVDLAIRSGAALGVFHATDAAADGVRKLDQARKAWHLGMETDEEIPSYRLFSEAEMQELMGQNAFIHACALAGQAGEGVVKRATLLETYRGLSPRMASSAGRKPQ
- the nusA gene encoding transcription termination factor NusA produces the protein MAVSANRLELLQIADAVAREKVIDREIVLAAMADAIQKAARSRYGSETNIRADINSKTGEIRLQRLLEVVETVEDYGTQIALELARDRNVDAKLGDYIADPLPPMDFGRIAAQSAKQVIVQKVREAERDRQFDEFKDRVGEIINGTVKRVEYGNVIVDLGRGEGIIRRDEMIPRETMRYGDRVRAYVYDVRREQRGPQIFLSRTHPQFMVKLFTMEVPEIYDGVIQIKSVARDPGSRAKIAVISNDSSIDPVGACVGMRGSRVQAVVGELQGEKIDIIPWSADPASFIVNALQPAEVAKVVLDEDAERIEVVVPDEQLSLAIGRRGQNVRLASQLTGWDIDIMTEAEESERRQKEFNERTNLFMDALDVDEMVGQVLASEGFAQVEELAYVDLEEIASIDGFDGDTAEEIQTRAREYLEKLEAELDAKRKALGVSDELRSIDGMTTQMLVALGGDGIKTVEDFAGCAADDLIGWSERKDGETKKFEGLFSKIDISRTEAEQMIVQARLAAGWITEADIAAETEAEVVEDEAQEAEQGS
- the rimP gene encoding ribosome maturation factor RimP; translated protein: MSEHVPADEAPEPRLITETGLDRRIADIIEPVIVELGFKLVRVRILNQNGMTLQIMAERKDGTMTVEDCEELSMAISPVLDVEDPVDKEYHLEVSSPGIDRPMVRASDFTRWQGNLLKCETSILIDNRKRFRGKIADVTPDGFILERDQVAYGEEPRLTIPFTALAEAKLILTDDLVRDALRADKQAKAAAEAANQNDETGEDQ
- a CDS encoding MFS transporter; its protein translation is MFLTIWLASITSNFGGLIQDVGAAWMMTSISSSESMVALVQASNTAPIMLFSLVAGALADGFDRRRVMLFAQVFLLTVSALLSIFTWFGLLTPWSLLAFTFLIGCGTALNSPAWQASVGDIVGREDLPSAVSLNSMGFNITRSVGPAIGGLIVAVAGAATAFAINAVSYLAMIYALFRWKPVYPKNTLPRENLGHAIAAGLRYMAMSPNLMKVLFRGFFFGFCATAILSLLPLVVKDNLGGGPLAYGGLLGAFGIGAIAGAISNARIREKLSSEQIVSCSFAGFALASVLTGISHHFWLTAPALVLAGACWVLSLSLFNTVVQLSTPRWVVGRALSLYQTATFGGMAGGAWIWGLLAESGSAGQALVMAAGLMALGVGIGLALPMPAFATLDLNPLNRFNEPPLRLDIRPRSGPIVIQIDFEIDDKDVPEFLEVMVERRRIRLRDGAQNWALMRDLENPDIWTETYHTPTWVDYVRHNHRRTKADAEITDRLGDLHKGSKPPHVHRMIERQTIPPADDIFHKPHIDHH